A stretch of the Papaver somniferum cultivar HN1 chromosome 6, ASM357369v1, whole genome shotgun sequence genome encodes the following:
- the LOC113291051 gene encoding probable E3 ubiquitin-protein ligase RNF217, whose product MEEMQHKNPRNSTSVSHNGNRFFTCEICVETVPMKRKFKNMETNACLHPYCTNCVAKYIQAKLVEHNISEIKCPNTDCNILLDASLCQSALPKKVFENWCRVLCGSAVLLDSSKGGLAHGRSYCPYRDCLELVLNECVTDSHSSNNTGITKSNCPNCKKLFCFQCMVPWKENHRCIGRTETVIDIDSNDVLFIEILKLKKWRRCPACHHYVERNEGCRWVTCRCRKQFCHDCGSDPCVCHIGRGLSRGEVLVPYAYVFMILVTIAILFWMASL is encoded by the exons ATGGAAGAGATGCAACACAAAAATCCTAGAAACTCCACTTCAGTAAGTCACAATGGCAACAGATTTTTCACATGCGAGATATGTGTAGAAACAGTCCCAATGAAACGGAAATTCAAGAACATGGAGACGAATGCATGTTTGCATCCTTATTGTACTAATTGTGTCGCCAAATACATCCAAGCAAAATTAGTTGAGCACAACATATCTGAGATAAAATGTCCTAATACTGACTGTAATATCTTATTGGATGCATCATTGTGCCAATCAGCCCTCCCTAAAAAAGTTTTCGAAAACTGGTGTCGTGTTCTTTGTGGATCAGCGGTACTTTTGGATTCATCTAAAGGTGGTTTAGCCCATGGAAGATCCTACTGCCCTTATCGAGATTGTTTGGAACTGGTTTTGAATGAGTGTGTTACAGATTCACACTCGAGCAATAATACTGGGATTACAAAATCAAACTGTCCTAATTGCAAAAAACtcttttgtttccagtgtatgGTTCCATGGAAGGAGAATCATCGATGTATTGGTAGAACTGAGACTGTAATTGACATTGATAGTAATGATGTTTTGTTCATTGAGATTCTTAAACTCAAGAAGTGGAGACGATGTCCAGCTTGCCACCATTACGTTGAACGTAACGAGGGTTGTAGGTGGGTTACATGCAG GTGTAGAAAACAATTTTGTCACGACTGTGGCAGCGATCCTTGTGTGTGCCATATCGGACGGGGGCTTTCACGTGGGGAGGTGCTAGTCCCTTATGCTTATGTGTTCATGATATTAGTGACGATTGCTATACTTTTTTGGATGGCAAGTCTATAG
- the LOC113291052 gene encoding probable E3 ubiquitin-protein ligase RNF217 has protein sequence MVPMNRKFKRMEMNGCLHPYCTDCVAKYIEAKVIQYNISEIKCPSIDCNVILDASLCQSILPKAVFEQWCRVFCEYAVFADSSKGGLAYGRSYCPYGDCSELVLNECVRISSSSNDTTLSRSTCPNCKRLFCFHCMIPCSEYHQCRRGDTIIDIDSKDGSFMKMVKHKKLTRCPTCLRYVERS, from the coding sequence ATGGTTCCCATGAACCGGAAATTCAAGAGAATGGAGATGAACGGATGCTTGCATCCTTATTGTACGGATTGTGTTGCCAAGTACATTGAAGCAAAAGTGATTCAATACAATATATCCGAGATAAAGTGTCCTAGTATAGATTGTAACGTCATACTGGACGCTTCACTGTGCCAGTCCATCCTCCCTAAAGCAGTTTTCGAACAATGGTGTCGCGTTTTTTGTGAATATGCCGTATTTGCGGATTCATCTAAAGGTGGGTTAGCTTATGGAAGATCCTACTGCCCTTATGGTGATTGTTCCGAGTTGGTCTTGAACGAATGTGTTAGAATTTCTTCATCAAGTAATGATACCACACTTAGTAGATCAACATGTCCTAACTGCAAGCGACTCTTTTGTTTTCACTGCATGATCCCATGCAGTGAATATCATCAATGCAGAAGAGGCGATACGATAATTGACATTGATAGTAAAGATGGTTCgtttatgaaaatggttaaacacAAGAAACTGACACGATGTCCAACTTGCCTCCGTTATGTTGAACGCAGCTGA
- the LOC113288358 gene encoding kelch-like protein 12, with the protein MIEGRKKETIPLQETVVRNPGVNCSVTARNLRTNDLGGVIFGCTRHTMKECLSNQIFGLPSSHMVYVKNVKPGLPLFLFNYSDRKIHGIYEAASNGEMNINPYGWTEDGQDRTQNPAQVRICIRKQCMPLSENQYKPIVIDNYYAEDYFWFELDHAQTGQLISLFESLPVAVSVYPQNADKQNWASKLGKKVKSSETVSDSVVTQLIQHEVADESQAKLPQYSSGWSVLRDMSSDPCENKEDSPGTSNPEDDTPWDERNNFELGLSSATLCEDVKNLEPDLDKVEEVNEEELVYCKLMQLVNEREKARCDLTGDEDNVRVSCDLNASPADFNCEPEAPLVNSEKHEVVSTNSSDTRFFSPTSLDVQSVVDQLRQELEEVKVQQLQKTSLFEMKLTKAEIHVQKLIERVKELESQLIPSTASVESLETCSADKSQLIPSTAYVESLETCSADTMDMEGFLGNNKLVFLFGGYDGTTWLSNVDCYSPLSDTKKRLGPTNLACSHAAAAAFCGDIYIIGGGDGTMWCNTVESYNPQRNEWISRPSLARKKGCLSGVTLGNKIYAIGGGDGVTCFSDVEMFDPALGRWIPTQSMLQKRFSSAVAELNGAIYAAGGYDGEGYLNSAERFDPREVVSWSSIPSMNIRRGCHSLVAMNEKIYALGGYNGANMVSSVEEFDPRNNSWIARDEMKEARGYATAAVFGDSIFVISGLKDGKILTETVECYKEGQGWSVANLKGAGKRCFFSAVCM; encoded by the exons ATGATAGAGGGGAGGAAGAAAGAGACTATCCCCTTGCAGGAAACAGTTGTGCGGAATCCAGGTGTTAACTGCAGTGTAACAGCAAGGAATTTAAGGACTAATGATCTTGGAGGTGTCATATTTGGATGTACAAGACATACCATGAAGGAGTGTCTCTCCAACCAGATATTTG GTTTACCATCTTCCCACATGGTATACGTCAAGAACGTCAAACCGGGCTTGCCACTCTTCTTGTTCAATTACTCTGATCGAAAAATACATGGAATATATGAAGCTGCAAGCAATGGAGAAATGAATATCAACCCGTATGGATGGACTGAAGATGGTCAAGACCGAACTCAAAATCCTGCACAG GTCCGCATATGTATCCGAAAGCAATGCATGCCACTGTCTGAAAACCAGTACAAACCAATTGTCATAGATAACTATTACGCTGAAGATTATTTTTGGTTTGAGCTCGACCATGCTCAGACCGGTCAGTTAATCTCATTGTTTGAATCCTTGCCCGTAGCTGTCTCTGTGTATCCTCAAAATGCAGACAAGCAAAATTGGGCTTCTAAGCTTGGTAAGAAAGTTAAATCATCGGAGACAGTTTCAGATAGTGTTGTGACTCAATTGATTCAGCATGAGGTAGCAGATGAGTCTCAAGCTAAGCTTCCACAGTATTCGTCAGGGTGGAGTGTTCTACGAGATATGAGCTCCGACCCTTGTGAAAATAAAGAGGACAGTCCCGGCACTTCTAATCCAGAGGATGACACTCCATGGGATGAGCGAAATAACTTCGAATTAGGTTTATCAAGTGCTACTCTATGTGAGGATGTAAAGAATTTGGAACCTGATTTAGATAAGGTTGAGGAAGTGAATGAGGAGGAACTTGTCTACTGTAAACTAATGCAGTTGGTTAATGAAAGAGAGAAGGCAAGATGTGATTTAACAGGTGATGAAGACAATGTTCGTGTGTCGTGTGATTTGAATGCTAGCCCTGCGGACTTCAATTGTGAGCCAGAGGCACCGCTTGTAAATTCAGAGAAGCATGAAGTGGTCTCAACCAATTCTTCTGATACTCGCTTTTTCTCACCTACCTCTTTAGATGTTCAGTCCGTTGTAGATCAG TTGAGGCAAGAACTTGAAGAGGTTAAGGTTCAACAACTTCAAAAGACTAGTCTATTTGAGATGAAACTG ACTAAGGCAGAGATTCATGTTCAAAAGTTGATAGAGCGTGTCAAAGAACTGGAGTCTCAGCTGATTCCTTCCACTGCAAGTGTAGAGAGTCTAGAGACGTGTTCTGCTGATAAGTCTCAGCTGATTCCTTCCACTGCATATGTAGAGAGTTTAGAGACATGTTCCGCTGATACCATGGACATGGAGGGGTTCCTTGGCAATAATAAGCTAGTATTCTTGTTTGGTGGATACGATGGCACAACTTGGTTGTCAAACGTGGACTGTTATTCACCTCTTAGTGACACCAAGAAACGTCTAGGACCAACAAACTTAGCCTGCTCACATGCCGCAGCTGCTGCCttctgtggtgacatttacaTAATTGGTGGTGGGGATGGTACTATGTGGTGCAATACAG TTGAATCTTACAATCCACAAAGAAATGAGTGGATCTCACGTCCTTCATTAGCACGCAAAAAGGGATGCTTATCTGGGGTAACTTTAGGTAATAAAATTTATGcaattggtggtggagatggagtcACCTGTTTTTCAGATGTAGAAATGTTTGACCCTGCCTTAGGGAGGTGGATCCCTACTCAGTCCATGCTACAAAAG AGATTTTCTAGTGCTGTTGCTGAGCTCAATGGGGCAATTTATGCTGCTGGGGGTTATGATGGAGAAGGCTACTTGAA TTCAGCTGAACGATTTGATCCGAGAGAAGTAGTTTCTTGGTCCAGCATCCCAAGTATGAACATTCGAAGAGGATGTCACTCCTTAGTCGCTATGAATGAGAAAAT ATACGCATTAGGAGGATATAATGGAGCGAACATGGTTTCAAGCGTTGAGGAATTTGATCCTCGTAACAACTCATGGATAGCACGTGATGAAATGAAGGAAGCTAGAGGATATGCAACTGCAGCAGTCTTTGGAGATTCAATCTTTGTTATTTCAGGGCTGAAAGATGGCAAAATATTGACAGAAACG GTGGAGTGTTACAAAGAAGGTCAGGGTTGGTCCGTGGCTAACCTTAAAGGTGCAGGGAAGAGATGCTTCTTCAGCGCAGTTTGCATGTAA
- the LOC113288359 gene encoding phosphatidylserine decarboxylase proenzyme 3-like: MGHGSSKSTTSLAKSLSETNIDEDSKPSRRARIRQKFHNLRHYRSSNSHSSSSKLITADDFAGIALVELISAEMKFKDKWFACVSLGERTFRTASSDHTDKPVWKSEKKLLLETSGPHIARISVFETNKLSKSNLIGYCELDLFEFLARDSTSESETLDLLDPSSSNIIVGSVVVSCTVEDSIDTEKSFAKRILSIVDYNQDGTLSFSEFVDLINAFGNKTAAREKEDLFKAADKNEDGAVSIDELADLLATQQEKEPLISSCPVCGDTLGKSDKLNDMIHLTLCFDEGTGNQIMTGGFLTEKQASYGWLFKMSEWAHVSSYDVGLNSGSSASSILVFDRISKRLVEEAIDGKIILSMRAIYQSKIGLGLIDKGAKDLLKNLSEKQGRRMNTADSIKDIPQFIKFFQDQLKMDDVKYPLEHFKTFNEFFIRELKPDARPVAFPERDDVAVCAADCRLMAFESVEDSTRFWIKGRKFSIEGLLGTEATTSFINGSLVIFRLAPQDYHRFHFPVTGRVESSVHIPGCLYTVNPIAVNSKYCNVFTENKRVVSIISTEEFGKVAFVAIGATMVGSITFSKEEGDFVKKGDEFGYFSFGGSTVICVFEKDAIKIDDDLIKNSARSLETLVTVGMTLGVARNKMESAF; encoded by the exons ATGGGTCATGGAAGCTCGAAATCAACAACATCCCTAGCTAAATCTTTGTCAGAAACTAACATCGATGAAGATTCAAAACCTTCTCGTAGAGCAAGAATTCGTCAAAAATTTCATAATCTACGACATTACAGAAGTAGTAATTCccattcttctagttcaaaactCATCACTGCTGATGATTTTGCTGGTATTGCTCTCGTTGAACTCATCAGT gCGGAAATGAAATTCAAGGATAAATGGTTTGCTTGTGTTTCTTTAGGTGAAAGAACATTTAGAACTGCTTCTTCTGATCA CACAGACAAGCCTGTCTGGAAATCT GAGAAGAAACTTTTATTGGAAACAAGCGGTCCTCATATTGCCCGCATATCTGTTTTCGAG ACCAATAAATTATCAAAAAGCAATCTGATCGGATATTGTGAGCTCGATCTGTTCGAATTTCTCGCTCGG gATTCAACTTCTGAATCTGAGACACTAGACTTGTTAGACCCCTCATCGTCgaacataattgtgggtagtgttGTTGTTTCGTGTACTGTTGAG GACTCAATTGATACTGAAAAAAGTTTCGCAAAACGCATCTTATCTATAGTG GACTATAATCAAGACGGTACTCTTTCATTTTCCGAGTTTGTAGACTTGATCAACGCGTTTGGGAATAAAACGGCAGCTAGAGAG AAAGAGGATCTCTTCAAAGCTGCTGACAAAAATGAGGATGGTGCAGTCAGTATAGATGAGTTGGCAGATCTTCTTGCTACTCAACAAGAGAA GGAACCATTGATCAGTAGTTGCCCTGTATGTGGTGACACTCTCGGCAAATCTGATAAACTAAATGATATGATTCATTTGACATTATGTTTTGACGAGGGGACTGGAAACCAGATTATGACTGGAGGGTTCCTCACTGAAAAACAAGCTTCGTATGG CTGGCTTTTTAAAATGAGTGAGTGGGCCCATGTTTCATCATATGATGTTGGTTTGAACTCAGGATCGAGTGCTTCAAGTATCCTG GTGTTTGATCGGATATCAAAGAGGTTGGTGGAAGAAGCAATTGATGGAAAAATTATTCTGTCTATGAGAGCCATTTATCAGTCGAAGATAGGACTCGGCCTTATAGATAAGG GAGCAAAAGACCTGCTTAAAAATCTCTCTGAAAAGCAAGGCAGACGAATGAATACTGCTGATTCTATAAAAGACATTCCACaattcatcaaatttttccaG GATCAGCTCAAAATGGATGATGTCAAGTATCCGTTAGAACATTTTAAG ACATTTAATGAATTCTTCATAAGAGAATTGAAGCCTGATGCAAGACCAGTTGCATTCCCTGAACGAGACGATGTCGCTGTATGTGCTGCTGATTGCCGTCTAATGGCATTTGAATCAGTGGAAGATAGTACAAGATTTTGGATCAAG GGCCGTAAGTTTTCCATCGAGGGTCTTTTGGGAACAGAGGCAACCACCTCTTTTATCAACGGATCATTGGTGATATTTCGACTAGCTCCCCAG GATTACCATCGCTTTCATTTTCCAGTCACTGGGAGAGTTGAAAGTTCTGTTCACATTCCTGGATGCTTGTATACG GTAAACCCAATAGCTGTAAATAGCAAATACTGTAACGTTTTCACAGAGAACAAGAGGGTTGTGAGCATTATTTCAACTGAAGAATTTGGAAag GTTGCATTTGTTGCTATTGGGGCAACAATGGTGGGCAGCATCACCTTCTCCAAGGAGGAGGGTGACTTCGTAAAGAAAGGAGATGAG TTCGGATATTTCTCATTTGGAGGAAGTACTGTTATCTGTGTCTTCGAAAAG